The genomic region TCTTGATTATGCGAGTTGTCGATCTTGAACCCATTGAAGACGGCACCCTGGGCACACGAGCAACTCGGATTGCCGGTGCTGCCAACGCCGGAAGGGCCGTAGTTGGCCGAGTAGTTATGGGCGGCGTTGTTTGTGCCGGGGATCTTGCCGCCGTGCGTGTCGCTGGGGCATTGGTACGCTTCGATGATCACCTCGCGGACACGGATGGTGTTTGCAGGGCTATCGGCCCACTGATCGTGAACGTGCGAGCCGCTGGTGAAGTCGATCTGATCGTGCAGTGCCGATTGTTCGATGAACGGCAACAAACACGTAAACACACCACCGCGAGACGGGTTCGGCGAAGGAGGTGCCGGCGAAGCCCACGGCATATCATGGGCCCACAGCCCGCCTGGGGGCAGCGACTGGAACGTATCGTGGTAGTTGTGCAGGGCCAGGCCAAGCTGTTTCAGGTGGTTGCTGCACGTCATACGCCGAGCCGCTTCGCGCGCTTGCTGAACGGCCGGCAAAAGGAGGGCAATCAGGACGCCAATAATTGCAATGACGACCAAGAGCTCCACGAGCGTGAAACCGCGATTCACATTCTTCATGGGGGTTCTCAGGGAAAAAGAACATGGGATGAAAAGAGGAGGCTAAAGTCTAGCGTGTTTATATCCCTTTTTAAAGTGTTTCTTATGGCATGAAATGTGTCCTTTGCTACACAACGCCGCGGCAATACGAGCTTTTCGCAGATTTGAACTTACGCCTGAAAAGTGCTTGTGGTAACATGGTTTCCGTACATGTTGCTAATAGGCTCGATAAAGGCAGTTAAACCGGTGTAGCTATTCTCTCTCAGCGTGAAGTTTGCCCTCCCTGACATGCCCTGAATGTGGATGATTTTCGCATCACGCCGGCAAAACTCTCTCTCCGTCGCTGAATCACACCGCGCTGTTGCCCTTCTATCCCTACCGGATCTGGCGGAAACGCCTTCCCCCGATCCCTACCAAAACAAACGTCTGGAAACACAACGAGATGCAAAAGCCTGAACCTCTGCGTCAACAATGGTTTGGAAACATTCCCAAAGATCTACTAGCAGGGCTGGTCGTGGCCTTGGCTCTGATTCCCGAAGCGATCGCGTTTTCGATTATCGCCGGGGTCGACCCGAAGGTCGGTCTGTACGCTTCGTTTTGTATCGCCGCGGTCAGTGCGTTTGTCGGCGGTCGGCCGGGGATGATCTCGGCCGCGACCGGGGCGATGGCCCTG from Blastopirellula marina harbors:
- a CDS encoding DUF1559 domain-containing protein, whose product is MKNVNRGFTLVELLVVIAIIGVLIALLLPAVQQAREAARRMTCSNHLKQLGLALHNYHDTFQSLPPGGLWAHDMPWASPAPPSPNPSRGGVFTCLLPFIEQSALHDQIDFTSGSHVHDQWADSPANTIRVREVIIEAYQCPSDTHGGKIPGTNNAAHNYSANYGPSGVGSTGNPSCSCAQGAVFNGFKIDNSHNQDNPAGPFTRGGNRYCGKFSETTDGLSNTIYFGEVRSDCSTHARNGWANSNNGSGLVNTLIPINTDTCHDPADAPGGDTCYAKCNWNLEFGFRSLHPGGAQFVHGDGSVAFRAETIDHDAYQRLGQRDDGQPINLN